One segment of Triticum aestivum cultivar Chinese Spring chromosome 2A, IWGSC CS RefSeq v2.1, whole genome shotgun sequence DNA contains the following:
- the LOC123188510 gene encoding LRR receptor-like serine/threonine-protein kinase GSO1, with protein MTGAGVTARAVRRFSVIPAAWLLLLVLFSRVAAAAGDDGDVLLEVKSAFAEDPEGVLEGWSGDGGGSSDFCSWSGVTCDPAGLRVAGLNLSGAGLAGPVPGALARLDALEVIDLSSNRLTGPIPAALGRLRRLQLLMLYSNQLAGGIPPSLGRLAALQVLRLGDNLGLSGPIPKALGELRNLTVIGLASCNLTGAIPGGLGRLAALTALNLQENSLSGPIPADIGAMPSLQALALAGNQLTGEIPPELGKLSYLQKLNLGNNSLEGAIPPELGALGELLYLNLMNNRLSGRVPRALAALSRVHTIDLSGNMLTGGLPAELGRLPQLNFLVLADNHLSGRLPGNMCSGSNEAEPSTSLEHLLLSTNNFTGEIPDGLSRCRALTQLDLANNSLSGAIPPGLGELGNLTGLLLNNNSLSGELPPEIFNLTELTSLALYHNQLTGQLPDAIGNLKNLQELYLYENQFSGEIPETIGECSSLQMIDFFGNQFNGSIPASIGNLSELIFLHLRQNELSGLIPPELGDCHQLQVLDLADNALSGEIPATFEKLESLQQFMLYNNSLSGAVPDGMFECRNITRVNIAHNRLGGSLLPLCGSASLLSFDATNNSFEGGIPAQLGRSSSLQRVRLGSNALSGPIPPSLGGIAALTLLDVSNNALTGVIPDALSRCTQLSHIVLNHNRLSGPVPAWLGTLPQLGELTLSANEFTGALPVQLTKCSKLLKLSLDGNQINGTVPPEIGRLASLNVLNLAQNQLSGPVPATLARLSNLYELNLSQNHLSGGIPPDIGKMQELQSLLDLSSNNLVGIIPASIGSLSKLEDLNLSHNALVGTVPSQLARMSSLVELDLSSNRLDGRLGDEFSRWPQDAFSGNAALCGSHLRGCGSGRSTMHSASIALVSAAVTLTIVLLVIVLVLMAVRRRGRHSGEVNCTVFSSTQGNTNRQLIIKGSARREFRWDAIMEATANLSDQFAVGSGGSGTVYRAELPTGETVAVKRFVHMDSDMLLQDKSFAREVKILGRVRHRHLVKLLGFVSQSDHGGSMLIYEYMENGSLYEWLHGGAGEGKKRVLSWDARLKVAAGLVQGVEYLHHDCVPRVVHRDIKSSNVLLDGDMEAHLGDFGLAKAIAENRNGGKECTESASLFAGSYGYMAPECAYSLKATEKSDVYSTGIVLMELVTGLLPTDKTFGGDVDLVRWVQSRVDAPSPARDQLFDPALKPLAPREESSMAEVLEMALRCTRPAPGERPTARQISDLLLHVTLDYYRAGEQKR; from the exons ATGACGGGCGCAGGAGTAACGGCGCGGGCCGTGCGGCGGTTCTCCGTAATTCCGGCCGCGTGGCTGCTgctgctggttctgttttcacgCGTGGCGGCGGCCGCGGGTGATGATGGCGACGTGCTGTTGGAGGTGAAGAGCGCGTTCGCGGAAGACCCGGAGGGAGTTTTGGAGGGCTggtccggcgatggcggcggctcgTCGGACTTCTGTTCCTGGTCCGGCGTCACGTGCGACCCTGCGGGGCTCAGGGTGGCCGGCCTCAACCTGTCCGGCGCGGGGCTGGCCGGGCCGGTGCCCGGGGCGCTCGCGCGGCTCGACGCGCTCGAGGTCATCGACCTGTCGTCCAACCGCCTCACGGGCCCCATCCCGGCGGCTCTCGGGCGCCTCAGAAGGCTCCAGCTTCTCATGCTCTACTCCAACCAGCTCGCCGGCGGGATCCCGCCGTCGCTGGGCAGACTCGCCGCGCTCCAGGTGCTGCGCCTCGGCGACAACCTCGGCTTGTCGGGGCCAATCCCCAAAGCGCTCGGGGAGCTCCGGAACCTCACCGTCATCGGGCTCGCGTCGTGCAACCTCACCGGAGCGATACCGGGGGGCCTTGGGAGGCTCGCTGCGCTCACGGCCTTGAACCTGCAAGAGAACTCCTTGTCCGGGCCGATACCAGCGGACATCGGCGCCATGCCAAGCCTCCAGGCGCTTGCTCTCGCTGGGAATCAACTCACCGGCGAGATACCGCCGGAGCTTGGGAAGctctcctacctccagaagctCAACCTCGGGAACAATTCATTGGAGGGCGCCATACCGCCGGAGCTCGGAGCTCTGGGCGAGCTCCTCtacctcaacctcatgaacaaccGCCTCTCTGGGCGCGTGCCGCGCGCTCTCGCCGCGCTCTCTCGCGTGCACACGATTGACCTGTCCGGTAACATGCTCACTGGCGGGCTCCCCGCCGAGCTCGGCCGGCTGCCGCAGCTCAACTTCCTTGTGCTCGCCGACAACCACCTCAGCGGCCGCCTTCCGGGCAACATGTGCAGCGGCAGCAATGAAGCAGAGCCATCCACTAGCCTCGAGCACCTCCTGCTctccaccaacaacttcaccgGGGAGATACCGGACGGGCTGTCGCGGTGCCGTGCGCTGACGCAGCTCGACCTGGCGAACAACAGCCTCTCTGGCGCCATCCCGCcgggcctcggcgagctcgggaacCTGACGGGTCTGCTGCTCAATAACAACAGCCTCTCAGGCGAGCTGCCGCCGGAGATCTTTAACCTCACTGAGCTCACTAGCCTTGCATTGTACCACAATCAGCTCACTGGCCAGCTGCCGGACGCCATCGGCAATCTCAAGAACCTCCAGGAACTGTACTTGTACGAGAACCAGTTCTCCGGCGAGATACCGGAGACCATCGGGGAGTGCTCGAGCTTGCAGATGATCGACTTCTTTGGGAACCAGTTCAACGGGAGCATACCGGCGTCCATCGGGAATCTGTCCGAGCTGATCTTTCTTCACCTCCGGCAGAACGAGCTGTCGGGCCTGATTCCGCCGGAGCTCGGCGACTGCCATCAGCTCCAGGTTCTCGACTTGGCGGACAATGCTCTGTCCGGTGAAATCCCGGCGACGTTTGAGAAGCTCGAATCGCTCCAGCAGTTCATGCTGTACAACAACTCGCTGTCCGGCGCAGTCCCGGATGGCATGTTTGAGTGCCGGAACATCACGAGGGTGAACATCGCGCACAACCGGCTCGGCGGCAGCCTCCTGCCGCTCTGCGGGTCGGCGAGCCTGCTATCGTTCGACGCCACAAACAACTCGTTCGAGGGCGGGATCCCGGCGCAGCTCGGGCGGTCATCGTCGCTCCAGCGCGTCCGCCTCGGGAGCAACGCCCTGTCCGGGCCGATCCCGCCGTCGCTGGGCGGCATCGCCGCGCTGACGCTGCTGGATGTGTCGAACAATGCGCTCACCGGCGTCATCCCGGACGCGCTCTCGCGGTGCACGCAGCTCAGCCACATCGTCCTCAATCACAACCGGCTGTCAGGCCCCGTGCCGGCCTGGCTGGGCACGCTGCCGCAGCTGGGGGAGCTGACGCTCTCCGCCAACGAATTCACCGGCGCATTGCCGGTCCAGCTCACCAAGTGCTCCAAGCTCCTCAAGCTGTCGCTCGACGGCAACCAGATCAATGGAACGGTGCCGCCTGAAATCGGCAGGTTGGCTTCTCTCAACGTGCTGAATCTGGCGCAGAACCAGCTCTCAGGTCCGGTACCGGCGACCCTGGCAAGACTGAGCAACCTGTATGAGCTGAACTTGTCGCAGAATCACCTGTCGGGCGGGATTCCACCTGACATCGGCAAGATGCAAGAGTTGCAGAGCTTGCTGGATTTGAGCAGCAACAATCTGGTGGGCATAATCCCTGCATCGATTGGGTCTCTCTCCAAGCTGGAAGATTTGAACCTCTCTCACAATGCTCTGGTGGGAACAGTGCCGTCGCAGCTCGCCAGGATGAGCAGTTTGGTGGAGCTGGACTTGTCTAGCAATCGGCTGGATGGTAGGCTGGGGGACGAGTTCTCCCGGTGGCCGCAGGACGCCTTCTCCGGCAATGCTGCGCTCTGCGGCAGCCATCTGAGAGGCTGCGGCAGCGGCCGGTCCACGATGCACTCCGCGTCGATCGCGCTGGTGTCCGCGGCGGTGACACTGACGATTGTGCTCCTAGTGATCGTGCTTGTGCTGATGGcagtgcggcggcgcgggcggcactCCGGGGAGGTGAACTGCACGGTGTTCTCGTCGACCCAGGGCAACACGAACCGGCAGCTGATTATCAAGGGCTCGGCGCGGCGGGAGTTCCGGTGGGATGCGATCATGGAGGCGACGGCGAACTTGAGCGACCAATTCGCCGTCGGCTCCGGGGGCTCGGGGACGGTGTACAGGGCAGAACTGCCCACCGGCGAGACGGTGGCCGTGAAGAGGTTCGTGCACATGGACAGCGACATGCTGCTGCAGGACAAGAGCTTCGCGAGGGAGGTGAAGATCCTGGGCCGGGTGCGGCACCGCCACCTGGTGAAGCTCCTCGGGTTCGTCAGCCAAAGCGACCACGGCGGCAGCATGCTCATCTACGAGTACATGGAGAACGGCAGCCTGTACGAATGGCTtcacggcggcgccggcgagggcaaGAAGCGGGTGCTGAGCTGGGACGCGCGGCTCAAGGTCGCGGCGGGCCTGGTGCAGGGCGTGGAGTACCTCCACCACGACTGCGTGCCGCGGGTGGTGCACAGGGACATCAAGTCCAGCAACGTTCTCCTGGACGGCGACATGGAGGCGCACCTCGGCGACTTCGGCCTGGCCAAGGCCATCGCCGAGAACCGCAACGGCGGCAAGGAGTGCACCGAGTCGGCCTCTCTCTTCGCCGGATCATACGGCTACATGGCACCAG AGTGTGCTTACAGCCTCAAGGCGACGGAGAAGAGCGACGTCTACAGCACGGGCATCGTGCTCATGGAGCTCGTCACCGGCCTCCTGCCCACGGACAAGACCTTCGGCGGCGACGTGGACTTGGTGCGATGGGTGCAGTCCCGGGTTGACGCGCCGTCGCCGGCCAGGGACCAGTTGTTCGACCCGGCGCTCAAGCCGCTGGCGCCGCGCGAGGAGTCGTCGATGGCGGAGGTCCTCGAGATGGCGCTCCGGTGCACCAGGCCGGCGCCAGGGGAGAGGCCGACGGCGCGCCAGATCTCTGATCTGCTGCTCCACGTTACGCTCGACTACTACCGAGCCGGCGAGCAGAAGCGCTAG
- the LOC123188511 gene encoding uncharacterized protein, with product MPATPTIIGALLGLGTQMYSNALRKLPYMRHPWEHVLGMGLGVVFVNQLVKFDEKVKVDLDKMLERAKHANEQRYFDEDDD from the exons ATGCCGGCGACGCCGACCATCATCGGTGCCCTGCTGGGGCTGGGCACCCAGATGTACTCCAACGCCCTCCGGAAGCTCCCCTACATGCGCC ATCCCTGGGAGCATGTGCTGGGAATGGGTCTGGGTGTTGTGTTTGTAAACCAACTGGTGAAGTTTGATGAGAAGGTAAAGGTGGACCTTGACAAGATGCTTGAGCGTGCGAAACACGCCAATGAGCAGCGCTACTTTG ACGAAGACGACGATTAG